A single Sporosarcina sp. FSL W8-0480 DNA region contains:
- the copZ gene encoding copper chaperone CopZ — protein MADKAVLNVKGMSCGHCVKAVEESVGKMTGVNAVSVDLQAATVAVDFESSQTSVQQISETIEDQGYDVI, from the coding sequence ATGGCAGATAAAGCGGTTTTAAATGTAAAAGGTATGTCTTGTGGACATTGCGTAAAGGCAGTAGAAGAAAGTGTCGGCAAAATGACTGGAGTAAATGCAGTTAGCGTCGATCTCCAAGCAGCTACAGTTGCTGTTGATTTTGAAAGCTCCCAAACAAGTGTGCAACAAATCTCTGAAACAATCGAAGATCAAGGATATGACGTTATCTAA